The Bacteroidota bacterium genome has a window encoding:
- a CDS encoding GHKL domain-containing protein: protein MRRPILILYILAFYVIFQFCWWAYLLLDLNVEIYEHRIENVRLSVDDKQQQEDLIAELEERNQQRHWMVLGEGGVFLGLLMWGSFVTLRSIRKEVGLARQQKNFLLSITHEFKSPLASIKLYLQTLQRHDLDADREAAFIQGAINDTERLNNLVENALLANLIDHNGYSFNKEELNLSAFIRLLLQKLPGANQRNRIDGQIEDGISIFADRNAISVVFSNLLENAIKYSPADSTIRITLVKDRGQARLQFIDEGIGVPAAEKKNIFRKFYRIGKEETRKTKGTGLGLYIVKYIIDEHGGDITVADNTPKGSIFDVHLPISKTAGNG, encoded by the coding sequence ATGCGCCGGCCGATACTGATCCTCTATATCCTGGCTTTTTATGTGATCTTCCAGTTCTGCTGGTGGGCCTATCTGTTACTGGACCTGAACGTGGAGATCTACGAGCACAGGATCGAGAACGTCCGCTTGTCCGTCGATGACAAACAACAACAGGAAGACCTGATCGCCGAACTCGAAGAAAGGAATCAGCAGCGTCATTGGATGGTGCTCGGTGAAGGAGGAGTATTTCTCGGATTACTGATGTGGGGAAGTTTTGTAACCCTACGCTCGATCCGCAAGGAAGTCGGACTGGCACGACAGCAGAAGAACTTTCTGCTTTCCATCACCCACGAGTTCAAGTCACCGCTTGCCTCGATCAAACTCTACTTACAGACGCTCCAACGTCATGACCTCGACGCGGACCGCGAAGCCGCGTTCATCCAGGGAGCCATCAACGACACCGAGCGCCTCAACAACCTGGTCGAGAACGCGCTGCTCGCCAATCTCATCGACCATAACGGCTACTCCTTCAACAAGGAAGAACTGAATCTCTCCGCGTTCATCCGGCTGCTGCTCCAAAAACTACCCGGCGCGAATCAACGCAACCGGATCGACGGGCAGATCGAAGACGGCATTTCCATCTTCGCTGATCGCAACGCGATTTCCGTCGTCTTCAGTAACCTTTTGGAGAATGCCATCAAGTATTCACCCGCCGACTCGACCATTCGTATTACACTGGTCAAGGATCGCGGACAAGCACGCTTACAATTCATCGATGAAGGCATCGGCGTTCCGGCCGCAGAGAAGAAGAACATTTTCCGAAAATTCTACCGCATCGGAAAAGAAGAAACCCGAAAGACAAAGGGAACCGGCCTGGGTCTTTACATCGTCAAATACATCATCGATGAACACGGTGGCGACATCACGGTAGCGGATAACACACCGAAGGGTTCCATTTTCGACGTGCATCTGCCGATCTCGAAAACAGCGGGGAACGGCTAG
- a CDS encoding 2,3-bisphosphoglycerate-independent phosphoglycerate mutase yields the protein MANANKVVLIVMDGWGHGPKTDANAIFKARTPFIDSLYANYPNAELLTSGEDVGLPAGQMGNSEVGHLNIGAGRVVYQDLVRINLAIRDGSIFREKTLVEAFAFAKANNKPVHFLGLVSDGGVHSHLEHLKALCDAAKKDGVQDVYIHAFTDGRDTDPKGGLGYLRELQEHLKHSSGKIASIVGRYYAMDRDKRWERVKEAYDLLVSGHGTPATDPLKAIESSYTAGITDEFIKPIVITRPDGQPTAIIREGDVVICFNFRTDRCREITQALTQQDFHEQNMHRMDLHYVTMTNYDDTFRNVHVIYDKDNLAMTLGEVVANAGLKQIRIAETEKYPHVTFFFSGGREAPFEGEQRILVPSPKVATYDLQPEMSAEEVTRKLCAELEKGEASFVCLNFANCDMVGHTGVFDAVVTAVEKVDDCVRRVVETGQRNGYSFLITADHGNADYMINEDGSPNTAHTTNPVPVFLLDSHHRTLQNGRLADLAPTVLHLMGLEIPKEMTGKVLCGT from the coding sequence ATGGCGAATGCCAATAAAGTCGTCCTCATCGTCATGGACGGCTGGGGGCACGGTCCAAAGACTGATGCCAACGCGATCTTCAAGGCGCGTACCCCCTTCATCGATTCCCTTTACGCGAATTACCCGAATGCCGAATTGCTCACGTCCGGCGAAGACGTTGGTTTACCGGCCGGACAAATGGGCAACAGCGAAGTCGGTCACCTGAACATCGGTGCCGGACGCGTCGTGTACCAGGATCTTGTCCGCATCAACCTCGCGATCCGTGACGGATCTATCTTCCGGGAAAAGACCCTGGTGGAAGCATTCGCTTTCGCGAAGGCGAACAACAAGCCGGTTCATTTCCTGGGTCTGGTTTCCGACGGCGGCGTTCATTCGCACCTCGAGCACCTCAAGGCCCTTTGTGACGCGGCGAAAAAAGACGGGGTGCAGGATGTTTACATCCATGCCTTCACCGATGGACGCGATACGGATCCGAAGGGTGGCCTGGGTTATCTGCGCGAGTTGCAGGAACACTTGAAACATTCATCCGGTAAAATCGCCAGCATTGTCGGCCGGTATTACGCGATGGATCGCGACAAACGTTGGGAACGCGTCAAGGAAGCCTATGATCTGCTGGTATCGGGCCATGGCACGCCCGCAACCGATCCGCTGAAAGCAATTGAATCTTCGTATACTGCCGGCATAACCGATGAATTCATCAAACCGATCGTTATTACACGTCCCGACGGACAACCGACGGCGATCATACGGGAAGGCGATGTCGTTATCTGTTTCAATTTCCGAACCGACCGCTGTCGGGAGATCACGCAGGCGCTGACACAGCAGGATTTTCACGAGCAGAACATGCACCGCATGGATCTGCACTACGTGACGATGACGAATTATGACGATACGTTCCGGAACGTTCACGTCATTTACGATAAGGATAACCTTGCCATGACGCTTGGAGAAGTGGTGGCCAATGCGGGTTTAAAACAGATCCGGATCGCGGAAACGGAAAAGTACCCGCACGTTACGTTCTTCTTTTCCGGCGGTCGTGAAGCACCCTTCGAAGGCGAGCAACGCATCCTGGTCCCTTCTCCGAAAGTCGCCACCTACGACCTTCAACCCGAGATGAGTGCCGAAGAGGTTACGCGTAAACTCTGCGCCGAACTGGAGAAAGGCGAAGCCTCGTTTGTCTGCCTGAATTTCGCCAACTGCGACATGGTCGGACATACTGGTGTGTTTGACGCGGTTGTCACGGCTGTCGAAAAAGTGGACGACTGTGTTCGTCGCGTCGTAGAGACCGGTCAGCGCAACGGCTACTCATTTCTGATCACCGCCGATCACGGCAATGCCGATTACATGATCAACGAGGATGGATCACCGAACACCGCTCATACGACCAATCCCGTTCCGGTTTTTCTGCTCGACTCCCATCACCGCACACTCCAAAACGGCCGCCTTGCCGACCTAGCTCCCACCGTGTTGCACCTGATGGGTTTGGAGATTCCGAAGGAGATGACGGGAAAGGTGTTGTGCGGAACCTGA